A part of Melittangium boletus DSM 14713 genomic DNA contains:
- a CDS encoding carboxylesterase/lipase family protein, with the protein MSLERATTAGIVAGVDNSATTGTYEWLGVPYAKPPVGSLRWMPPVAPDAWSGVRPARQFGASCAQGGRFFSPAPDNAPFGLSVRDGLGKPVGSEDCLTLNIWRPANTTEKLPVIVFIHGGSNVSGYTADPLYNGQVLATKAQAVVVTLNYRLGLFGWLNLPQLKTGNALADSGNFATLDQIQALKFVKANIEAFGGDADNVTVMGQSAGSVNVWALLVSPLTEGLIHKAIPLSGALLTVPPAQALVYGNNLLTALLIADGKAIDPITAQLYLLTHTPAQIASYLRGKTADELIQVSFDPNLGSAPAVIADGAVVPAVPAAAIALGAYRNIPVLSGTTLEEGKLFGALVGAYTSNDYDRFTQQYHFDPDAAPTLTEGDLLTSLYLPVDKPVLGWNTVTAVLTDATFVTANAASMSTLALRQPGKLWYYRFDWNEEPAPFDTVYGAVHGIDIPFLFGSFDRKSVFSFAFSTANKPGREALSDAMIATVSAFARTGNPNNPALGTHWPNWPATLVFDASATQARISVK; encoded by the coding sequence GTGTCGCTCGAACGCGCGACCACCGCGGGCATCGTCGCCGGTGTCGACAATTCCGCCACCACGGGCACGTACGAATGGCTCGGCGTGCCCTATGCCAAACCCCCGGTGGGCTCGCTGCGCTGGATGCCGCCCGTAGCGCCCGACGCATGGTCCGGCGTGCGGCCCGCGCGGCAGTTCGGCGCATCGTGCGCGCAGGGCGGCCGCTTCTTCAGCCCAGCCCCCGACAACGCGCCCTTTGGTCTCTCCGTGCGCGACGGCCTGGGCAAGCCGGTGGGCAGCGAGGACTGCCTCACGCTCAACATCTGGCGCCCCGCCAACACCACGGAGAAGCTGCCGGTCATCGTCTTCATCCACGGCGGCAGCAATGTTTCGGGCTACACCGCCGACCCGCTGTACAACGGCCAGGTGCTCGCCACCAAGGCGCAGGCCGTGGTCGTCACGCTCAACTACCGGCTGGGCCTGTTCGGCTGGTTGAACCTGCCGCAACTCAAGACAGGCAACGCCCTGGCCGACTCCGGCAACTTCGCCACGCTGGATCAGATCCAGGCGCTCAAGTTCGTCAAGGCCAACATCGAGGCCTTCGGCGGCGACGCGGACAACGTCACGGTCATGGGCCAGTCAGCGGGCTCCGTCAACGTCTGGGCGCTGCTGGTTTCGCCCTTGACCGAAGGGCTGATTCACAAGGCCATCCCGTTGAGCGGCGCCTTGCTCACCGTGCCGCCCGCGCAGGCGCTGGTGTATGGCAACAACCTGCTCACCGCGCTGCTCATCGCCGACGGCAAGGCGATCGACCCCATCACGGCGCAGTTGTACCTGCTCACGCACACGCCCGCGCAGATCGCCAGCTACCTGCGCGGCAAGACGGCGGACGAGCTCATCCAGGTGTCGTTCGACCCGAACCTGGGCAGCGCACCCGCCGTCATCGCCGATGGCGCCGTGGTCCCGGCCGTGCCGGCCGCGGCGATCGCGCTGGGCGCCTACCGGAACATTCCCGTGTTGTCCGGCACCACGCTCGAGGAAGGCAAGCTCTTCGGCGCGCTCGTCGGCGCGTACACGTCGAACGACTACGACCGCTTCACCCAGCAATACCACTTCGACCCCGATGCGGCGCCCACGCTGACGGAAGGCGACCTGCTCACCAGCCTCTACCTGCCGGTGGACAAGCCCGTGCTGGGCTGGAATACGGTGACCGCCGTCCTGACCGATGCCACCTTCGTCACGGCCAACGCGGCGTCGATGAGCACGCTCGCGCTCCGGCAGCCCGGCAAGCTCTGGTACTACCGCTTCGACTGGAACGAAGAGCCCGCGCCGTTCGACACCGTCTACGGAGCGGTCCACGGCATCGACATTCCGTTCCTGTTCGGCTCTTTCGACCGCAAGAGCGTGTTCTCGTTCGCGTTCAGCACGGCGAACAAGCCCGGCCGCGAAGCCCTTTCCGACGCGATGATCGCCACCGTGTCCGCCTTCGCTCGGACCGGCAACCCGAACAACCCGGCGCTCGGCACCCACTGGCCGAACTGGCCCGCCACCCTGGTGTTCGACGCCTCGGCCACGCAGGCGCGAATCAGCGTGAAGTGA
- a CDS encoding carboxypeptidase-like regulatory domain-containing protein, which produces MNPLPGRLMLLWAALALGCASADPFDFFIGCRSDEECGGGAVCFADGCGDPGKNIVVEITADPKRGEYAQDLAVDELRDQQTLELRDPPSLQGQVRVQIMRSTVGYSAPVELVITGESLLIPGRQRHQRSGLVPQNGSYSLPVGTGRYTVTVLAADKTLPPVSNTREIRPGQTQNLDFLLPSATEMQSLTGRVLRQEDTPVDVDLEVQALDEALEPLTQRVPVKRDTGLFTLSLPTAALEREAIHLQVVPTSADALVPLKLFSFNPKQPLVPLLMGDYGEPVRVQGRVLGPDRQPVAKAAVFLSGTVGGGGQYRSERVLTQQDGSFSLLTLPSDTNAGMTLTVTPPPGSDASTTVKSVTVPRASTPLIPDVVCGPRVKVVGSLLRPSGSQPAAGVRIKVWTLEEVAGSLRPIVDFDVERGTDEEGRFELSLDPGRYRLDFARTEDLPSVSRIITIRPPEPGTTPHMPVELPSFTLSKGRRVTGQVILAGTKGAGAPAPNASVRFFRVVDVEGKRTYLELADTLTKTDGSYTTTLPTR; this is translated from the coding sequence ATGAACCCCCTGCCCGGAAGACTGATGCTGTTGTGGGCGGCACTCGCCCTGGGGTGCGCCAGCGCGGACCCCTTCGACTTCTTCATCGGCTGCCGAAGCGACGAGGAGTGCGGGGGCGGCGCGGTGTGTTTCGCGGACGGGTGTGGCGACCCGGGCAAGAACATCGTGGTGGAGATCACCGCGGACCCCAAGCGGGGCGAGTACGCCCAGGATCTCGCGGTGGACGAGCTGAGGGATCAGCAGACGCTGGAGCTGAGGGATCCCCCCTCGCTCCAGGGCCAGGTGCGCGTGCAGATCATGCGCTCGACCGTGGGTTATTCCGCGCCCGTGGAGCTGGTCATCACCGGGGAGAGCCTGCTCATTCCTGGACGCCAGCGCCACCAGCGCAGCGGCCTCGTGCCCCAGAATGGGAGCTACTCGCTGCCGGTGGGCACGGGACGCTACACGGTGACGGTGCTCGCGGCGGACAAGACCCTGCCCCCCGTCTCCAACACGCGGGAGATCCGGCCGGGACAGACCCAGAACCTGGACTTCCTCCTGCCCTCCGCCACCGAGATGCAGTCGCTGACCGGCCGGGTGCTGCGCCAGGAGGACACGCCGGTGGACGTGGACCTGGAGGTGCAGGCGCTGGACGAGGCACTGGAGCCCCTGACCCAACGCGTCCCCGTCAAGCGGGACACGGGCCTGTTCACCCTGTCCCTGCCGACCGCGGCGCTCGAGCGCGAGGCCATCCACCTGCAGGTGGTCCCCACCTCGGCGGACGCGCTGGTGCCCCTCAAGCTCTTCTCCTTCAACCCCAAGCAACCCCTGGTGCCCCTCTTGATGGGGGACTACGGCGAGCCGGTGCGGGTCCAGGGCCGCGTCCTGGGCCCGGATCGGCAACCGGTGGCCAAGGCCGCGGTGTTCCTGTCGGGCACGGTGGGCGGCGGAGGGCAATACCGCAGCGAGCGCGTCCTGACCCAGCAGGATGGCTCCTTCTCCCTCCTCACGCTGCCGAGCGACACGAACGCGGGGATGACCCTGACGGTGACGCCCCCGCCGGGCTCGGACGCCAGCACCACCGTGAAGTCCGTCACGGTGCCACGCGCCAGCACGCCCCTGATTCCGGACGTGGTGTGCGGGCCCCGGGTGAAGGTGGTGGGCAGTCTGCTGCGGCCCAGCGGCTCGCAGCCGGCCGCGGGCGTGCGCATCAAGGTCTGGACGCTCGAGGAAGTGGCGGGAAGCCTCCGGCCCATCGTGGATTTCGACGTCGAGCGCGGCACGGATGAGGAGGGCCGCTTCGAACTGTCCCTGGACCCGGGCCGCTACCGGCTGGACTTCGCGCGCACCGAGGACCTTCCCAGCGTCAGCCGCATCATCACCATCCGCCCCCCCGAGCCGGGCACTACCCCCCACATGCCCGTGGAACTGCCCAGCTTCACCCTGTCCAAGGGCCGCCGCGTCACCGGGCAGGTCATCCTGGCGGGCACCAAGGGCGCCGGCGCACCCGCGCCCAATGCCTCCGTGCGCTTCTTCCGGGTGGTGGACGTGGAGGGCAAGCGTACCTACCTGGAGCTGGCGGACACGCTGACCAAGACGGATGGCAGCTACACCACGACCCTGCCCACGCGCTGA